Proteins from a genomic interval of Alteromonas macleodii ATCC 27126:
- the mutM gene encoding bifunctional DNA-formamidopyrimidine glycosylase/DNA-(apurinic or apyrimidinic site) lyase, whose product MPELPEVEVSRLGVSPHLIGNTITQVVVRERRMRWPIPQEVANVEGQSVIAVKRRAKYLLIETAKGTLILHLGMSGKLRVIDASTPIIKHDHVDIVLNTGKCLRFNDPRRFGAVLFQAPDMQIAMLDNLGPEPLTDDFDDKRLFKLSRNRKGPVKNFIMDNAIVVGVGNIYANEALFLAGIDPRRAAGNISAARYQSLTATIKQVLAKAIEQGGTTLKDFAQTDGKPGYFAQHLNVYGRKGEPCEVCGKAIESKVIGQRNTFFCTHCQR is encoded by the coding sequence ATGCCTGAACTACCAGAAGTTGAAGTAAGCCGTTTGGGCGTTTCTCCACACCTTATTGGCAATACCATTACGCAGGTGGTGGTGCGTGAGCGAAGAATGCGCTGGCCCATTCCACAAGAGGTAGCGAACGTTGAAGGGCAGAGCGTTATTGCTGTAAAACGCCGCGCTAAATATCTACTTATTGAAACAGCCAAAGGCACGTTAATTTTACATTTAGGTATGTCGGGTAAATTACGCGTTATCGATGCATCGACACCAATTATTAAGCATGACCACGTAGACATTGTTTTAAACACCGGTAAGTGCTTACGTTTTAACGACCCAAGGCGCTTTGGTGCAGTGTTATTTCAGGCCCCTGATATGCAAATAGCCATGCTTGATAACTTGGGCCCAGAGCCGCTTACAGACGACTTTGACGATAAGCGCTTATTTAAACTATCGCGCAATCGAAAAGGCCCCGTTAAAAACTTCATTATGGATAACGCCATTGTGGTAGGTGTAGGAAACATCTACGCGAACGAAGCACTGTTTTTAGCTGGTATAGACCCGCGAAGAGCCGCAGGCAACATCAGCGCTGCTCGCTATCAGTCGTTAACTGCAACCATTAAGCAAGTATTGGCCAAAGCCATTGAACAAGGCGGCACAACATTAAAAGACTTTGCGCAGACCGACGGTAAGCCTGGGTATTTTGCACAGCACTTGAATGTGTATGGGAGAAAAGGCGAGCCTTGTGAAGTGTGTGGAAAAGCCATCGAAAGTAAGGTTATTGGGCAGCGAAATACCTTTTTCTGTACTCACTGCCAACGCTAA
- the rpmG gene encoding 50S ribosomal protein L33, translated as MRDKIKLVSSAGTGFFYTTDKNKRNMPGKMEIKKYDPVVRKHVMFKEAKIK; from the coding sequence ATGCGTGATAAAATTAAACTAGTTTCTTCAGCAGGTACAGGTTTCTTCTACACTACTGATAAAAACAAGCGTAACATGCCTGGCAAAATGGAGATCAAAAAGTATGATCCCGTTGTGCGTAAGCACGTTATGTTCAAAGAGGCCAAAATCAAGTAA
- the coaD gene encoding pantetheine-phosphate adenylyltransferase: protein MHTRALYPGTFDPITNGHADLIERASQLFSHVIVAIASNPSKKPLFTLEERVEMIKKVTADLPNVEVVGFTGLLADFADEQNATILIRGLRAVSDFEYEFQLANMNRRLNPKLESVFLTPAEENSFISSTLVKEVALHRGAVSGFCHPVVEKALKDRLSKKD, encoded by the coding sequence ATGCACACTAGAGCACTTTACCCTGGTACTTTCGACCCGATCACTAACGGTCATGCCGACCTTATTGAACGCGCATCTCAGTTATTTTCTCATGTGATTGTAGCGATTGCTTCTAACCCAAGTAAAAAGCCACTGTTTACGTTAGAAGAGCGCGTAGAAATGATAAAAAAAGTCACTGCTGACTTACCAAATGTTGAAGTAGTGGGGTTTACTGGTTTATTGGCTGATTTTGCTGACGAACAAAATGCCACAATTCTCATTCGTGGTTTACGCGCAGTTTCTGATTTCGAATACGAGTTTCAACTCGCAAATATGAATCGCCGTTTAAACCCAAAGCTAGAAAGTGTCTTTCTTACTCCTGCTGAGGAGAATTCATTTATCTCGTCCACCCTAGTAAAAGAAGTCGCTCTTCACCGCGGTGCAGTGAGTGGCTTTTGCCACCCAGTAGTTGAGAAAGCTTTAAAAGACCGGCTGAGCAAGAAAGATTAA
- a CDS encoding 3-deoxy-D-manno-octulosonic acid kinase, with product MATIRRDIGAGHHFIFDDTLVSHPNAEMFTPDFWQLQDKITGQAKGRGTTIFIEHEGQRWVLRHFKRGGLVGKVLSDQYMFIGVERSRPFEEFRLLEYMRAQGLLVPVPVAARIHRRGLIYRGDLFTLSIPNSKDLHHALCDKPLDKDEWYEVGRALAAMHNCQVYHHDANVRNIMIDSDKQIWLIDFDRCEQRQGNSWKQGNLDRLLRSLHKEKAKNPVFHWQESDWSACMNGYREAVK from the coding sequence ATCCCAACGCGGAGATGTTTACCCCCGACTTTTGGCAGCTTCAAGACAAAATAACAGGTCAAGCCAAGGGACGTGGTACAACCATTTTCATTGAGCATGAGGGTCAGCGCTGGGTTTTACGCCATTTCAAACGTGGTGGCTTGGTGGGCAAAGTACTGAGCGACCAATATATGTTTATTGGTGTTGAGCGTTCTCGCCCGTTTGAAGAGTTCAGGCTGCTCGAATATATGCGAGCACAAGGTCTTCTTGTGCCTGTTCCTGTTGCGGCGCGTATACACCGCCGAGGCCTGATTTACCGCGGCGATTTATTTACTTTAAGTATTCCAAATAGCAAAGATTTACACCACGCACTGTGCGATAAACCACTGGATAAAGATGAGTGGTATGAGGTTGGCCGAGCGCTGGCAGCTATGCACAATTGTCAGGTGTACCATCATGATGCCAACGTTCGAAACATCATGATTGATAGCGATAAGCAAATATGGCTTATTGATTTCGATCGCTGCGAGCAGCGTCAAGGTAACAGCTGGAAACAAGGTAATTTAGACCGTCTGCTGCGTTCTTTACATAAAGAGAAAGCGAAGAACCCTGTCTTTCACTGGCAAGAGAGCGACTGGTCAGCGTGTATGAATGGTTACCGCGAGGCAGTGAAGTAA